The genomic segment CTCTCACTCAGccctcattctcctcctcttttctctttcgTTTCCTCCTTGCCAgccttgctctctctttttcattcactgcatgtgtgtagtTTGGTGAAGGGCAAGAGTGCTGTGCTCTAATTTGATCGCTCAGTCGCTCAGTGATTACTGGACTCTcactgctccctctctccctctctccgtctctctgcgTCGTGATAAAAGACCAGACCTCAGTTCAAAGTGCCCATTGTGGACTTTAGTAGCAATAGTTATTAACTTGCATGGCTTTATGCATCTTCCCTCAATGTCAATAAGTTAGGTTTCACGGATGAATTAAAGCGACATAATGGTgaaaaacaagtgcaaaaagaagaagacattATCTTAATGTGACGCTGTAGTAACTATTGACACATTTAGCACTGTCCTATGTTCGGATTGCTAGTGTACCACTGGTTTGGTTGACTCTATAAAccaatacttttttaaattatgggTCAAAATGACGACATCAGAGTCACGTGACCTCTCCTTTATAACATATGCTGGTTCGTTATCATGTGTGGGTCATTGTGTAGTATAGCTAAATTACAGAGTACTGTAGCTAGAACTGAATATAATTTAGATTAGAGGTGCAACGATTCCATTTTTTGGAGCCAAGTGGAGTACCATGTACATCATTAAGTTGCTCAGTCGATGTCAATCTCAGATCTGAGTGGTCTGTTCATTAAATAAGTCTTTTATATCATTTGAACTAGCACATAAACTGAAACCACTGCATGGCCACAGCAGGAATATATGCATTAGTGATGTTTTTCAGACAGTAGGCAATCCTATAAAACACTGTCACATAATGTACTCATGgcttttaatgcaaaaaaaaaggctacataCCATTAAACTGTAATAGCCCTGCTTAAAACAATGGATCAGCCCCATGTGGTGGGCTGGTGAAAGTCATTTGTGTACGTACAGAATCTCACTATGTAATTTGAATGAACtgacagaaatatgaaatactATCAAGTGTGAGCTTTAAGATGTTTTATATAATAGGTTTGATAGTTGACTTTATAGGCTCCCCATGAGCTACATGAATCTGGCATAAGCTACATCCAGCCTTTTTCTCCACATTGCATCAATTTCTagacactgtctctctctttcctatGCTTCCTCTCTTCTACCCAGACTACAGACTATAGATATCGGGCTGCAGTGAGGGAGTTGGTCCCTCAGCTGCGTTACCTAGACGATGTAAGGGTGGAGGAGGACAcgctgagctgcagcagcaccaTGGGACAAGACTGGGCCATTCTCCGAAACTCCATCAGAGACTGCAACTCCTCTCAGGTTGCTACTGaagacggtgtgtgtgtgtatatgttgtttTGAGTAAGTCGATACAGACCAGTTAATTACAACGGTGTTTTTAATGGGCCCCTCACTTTTGTCTTTGTAGAGGAGACAGCAGACAGTGCGTGTCCTTACAGCAGACCCAGCTCAGCCAGGTGCCCTGCTTCCAGCCACTCCTGTGTCTGGCCGCTCTTCTCAGCGGGCTCCAGACCCCACACTGGCTCCAGACCCATGTCAGCGACCAGGCCTGGAGTTTTCTCCCCTCATGGATCCAGACCTGGTTCTGCAGACTCAGATTCAGCAGCAGTGGAAGCAGAAACCAGCATCCTAACACATGGTTAGGCACTGTGACTGTTCTTCAGAGTGATGTTTCTGCTGTGAGATCTTCCAGCCACAGTGTCTCAATTTCATCCGTGTTATGAACTTGTCTCTGTAGTTGCTTTACTGCTTTCATTAACCATATCTGTTGTGGAATAATTGCTAATCCCTGAGAACAATTAAAATCtgtgcattttatttacttttagtGCCAGTTACTAGTACTTCCGATTAGCATCATCCTGTACAGACAAACACTCTTAACAGCAGTCTTTACTCAACACTGCCACCAAGAGGACTTATTTGTCATAAAAGTCTTTCATTTAATGAAATCCCTCTCTCATCTGTTGATCAATGAAGGAGCTGGTAAGGTCCTGTTCTGTGGAAACCCGGTCCAGGCTATGCGAGCAAGGCGAGAGAAGTTGAGGGTAGGTGGCGTGTGTTGGAACAACAAAATTCCTTCGAGTCAGTGAAAAATACATGTTGTTCTCGAAAAAACAGATCTCTCAAATTGATCTGCACCAATTTATCATTTCCTGCACGCTGTTGCCCATACAGCAGAGCATTTTAGTGTCCACTGAAAAGAACAAGCTTTATGGGTTTTGACAGGCCATTATGACTGTGTGGCACCAGCAGCCCATCTCTTTAATGTCATATCAGTATAAACAGAAGGAACTGATTATTAGCAGGAGGACAGAGACCTGAGATGACAGGCACAGTGGTGGGATAACACAGGGGATGAATATGCGTAAAGGGTGCAGCATTGTAAGATGGGCTTGACAAATGGGGCTTTCTCTGCCAACACCATGTGATCTATCACAGTGGCATTTTCACACCGCTGCTGTCACagtctttcttcttcctcctgctcaGTCGGCCCCTGCTGTGTTTGGTCTACCTCTCTGTCTGACCATTACCcgagtgtactgtatatacataatAAATGTTGTGTTTCCTAGTTTCTTCTCCTAGCATCATGCTCCCTTTCTTCTGTCTCATAGACGGCACCCACCAAGTCTACTTTCACCCCCCGTGACCTGCCCATCCATGTGCCAGAGCACACGTATGACCTTGAGGAGCCTGATTTTAGACAACGCAGTGATGTGTTTGCTGAGCTTAGAGCCTGGAGGGACCAACACAGCAGGTACTAACTACTTACACAGCTCTGTCTATTTTTCTTAAGGTGGAAACACACTAAATTATATAATAGATCATTCTTAACCTCTGTCTTGCCATGACAGACCATTCGTACGACAAATGTCCTCCTACTTGGTTTTTCAGGCGTCTCCAGGCCATAGAGACAGAAAGATTACCACAGGTCCTGGTCATTTGCCACagtgatgatgaagaagaaggtTTTGGTGGTATGAGGAATGACGGTAGTAATGAAGAACATGTTGAGGAGAAGCATGGGGACAGCCTAGATACTGCCTCACTAGATTCCTCTTTCCAGTCTCTTTTCCCAGGTGAATACTCACTGAATGCATGTGCTCACTGTTGCTTATAACAAGACTGGGAATGTGagagaatttaaaaatctgttgaTAGTCTTTTCACAATAACATCTAAGTTAAAAACCAAGACATAAATTGGAAACCAGTagataaaatacattaatatcAGCTACTGAAGCTTTTgtaatgattttgttttcagaccTGTATAGTAGAGAAGCCTTATCCCCTGATGTGGCTCAACTGTCCCTGTCCTCAGACTCCACGCTGTCCCCTTCCCCCCCTGTCAGTGCCGCAGCAGCTTCTGGTAATCGGAAACCACAAGGGATGCGTGCACGTAGGCTTCGGCTCAGCCAGGCCTATTCAGAACATTTAACAGATTCCCATGGGACAGGTACAACAGCAGGAGACACAGAATGGACGCTCCAGAAGATCCAGCATGTGACCAGGACCAACATGTCTCTGTTACCCCAGGCTGCACGCATACCCCGCCCACCACCAACAAGTGCCCTTCGTGAAGGGCTCGTGGATTCATTGTATGGCATTATCAAAGCTTATGTTTATATGGTATAtcaatgtatatgtatttatacagtatcAACATGatagatttattttgtgtttttgctgtttaagACTCCTTTATAGCATATGTCATTAGAATTGTGGGTCTAATGcaattcagaaaataattgaactgaactgttgaattatttgatttataCTTTGATTTGAACAGGGGAAATGTATAGTTAtcaaatcagtgttttaaaaaaaaggactcttttttttcaaaatggagGAATTATCATTTTAGAattaaatgtcaatatcaatTACCTGTGATTTGAATAGATGGTAATTAGCACTGTGTAACATTCTGAATGAAACTTAGTTGTTTACATAGGGTGGTACTAAAGAAAGGTTTCCTGTCTTTCAGTGCGGAGATGGACTCATCGAGTGTACAGTCCAGCAACAAGCACCTTCACACTCCTCAGATGTCCAAACTTCAGGACAGACCATTGATTACCCGTCCTCACACAGCCAGGGCAGCTCTACAGAAACATCACCAGCACCATATTCTCCAGCCTTGCAGAGGGAGCTCACACCCAGACTGACACCAGAATGGGCTGATGTTTGGCTGCCTTGCCAGTGATGAGTATGAATAGTACGTGCCTATTCCCTGCCCTTAAAAACAGAGTGGTAGCATGGAGACAATTCAAGAGAAATTTGCTCTGAACCTCGCTCGCACCATTCTTTGAGGTGTGTTGGGATTAACAGTATTTTGCCataaattctctctctttttcttttaaagaagaTCCAGTAGCTACTGTAAGCAGTTCCACTACTGTTGGGGCTGACACGCCAGCATCCTTCAATATGAATAattgtgtaaataataatagtaacagAATGGTTGGAGGACTTGCTATAATGGGATCATCCCTCTGATGATCCCATTTGGTTTTTAGCtggatgaaaatgaatgtgggTTGTACTTAATACCTCATATttgcttttctcagtttgaaaTGTAACTCAAGTGCTACCTTGTATTTTATCcaattaaaaacatctttatcaATTTGAGAttattgtgtttctctttcattaACGCTGAGctgtgagataaaaaaaaatgtgtaggtAGAGTTTGGCCAAGAGTTCCTGCAGTGATGATGACTGTCCTGATATTCATGCTGCAATAGTGCCTTTTTGCCACTGGAAGGCACTATCtgtaaacattaaatcaaaaagTGCTCAAACGCTTCAACACCCTTGAGCAAACAATCCCTCAAATCCACCTCCTTGAAACAcaattttcc from the Xiphias gladius isolate SHS-SW01 ecotype Sanya breed wild chromosome 8, ASM1685928v1, whole genome shotgun sequence genome contains:
- the lrrc56 gene encoding leucine-rich repeat-containing protein 56 isoform X3; translation: MNCCHGSVPQEVRPGTARVLVTELSGPGHINPTPATKPCEESETAVELYLSPEKLELLCGTQDLSHVTSMEICVDTQENTLGNFGALLPKLVQLKMNNSMIVSVRDLGTTLSHLQVLWMSRCCLQDLDGISSLSSLKELYVAYNSVSDLSQVGMLENLQLLDLEGNDVDDLVQVQYLGLCGKLQALTLEGNPVYVRPNPTATKTTDYRYRAAVRELVPQLRYLDDVRVEEDTLSCSSTMGQDWAILRNSIRDCNSSQVATEDEETADSACPYSRPSSARCPASSHSCVWPLFSAGSRPHTGSRPMSATRPGVFSPHGSRPGSADSDSAAVEAETSILTHGAGKVLFCGNPVQAMRARREKLRTAPTKSTFTPRDLPIHVPEHTYDLEEPDFRQRSDVFAELRAWRDQHSRRLQAIETERLPQVLVICHSDDEEEGFGGMRNDGSNEEHVEEKHGDSLDTASLDSSFQSLFPDLYSREALSPDVAQLSLSSDSTLSPSPPVSAAAASGNRKPQGMRARRLRLSQAYSEHLTDSHGTGTTAGDTEWTLQKIQHVTRTNMSLLPQAARIPRPPPTSALREGLVDSFAEMDSSSVQSSNKHLHTPQMSKLQDRPLITRPHTARAALQKHHQHHILQPCRGSSHPD
- the lrrc56 gene encoding leucine-rich repeat-containing protein 56 isoform X1, with amino-acid sequence MNCCHGSVPQEVRPGTARVLVTELSGPGHINPTPATKPCEESETAVELYLSPEKLELLCGTQDLSHVTSMEICVDTQENTLGNFGALLPKLVQLKMNNSMIVSVRDLGTTLSHLQVLWMSRCCLQDLDGISSLSSLKELYVAYNSVSDLSQVGMLENLQLLDLEGNDVDDLVQVQYLGLCGKLQALTLEGNPVYVRPNPTATKTTDYRYRAAVRELVPQLRYLDDVRVEEDTLSCSSTMGQDWAILRNSIRDCNSSQVATEDEETADSACPYSRPSSARCPASSHSCVWPLFSAGSRPHTGSRPMSATRPGVFSPHGSRPGSADSDSAAVEAETSILTHGAGKVLFCGNPVQAMRARREKLRTAPTKSTFTPRDLPIHVPEHTYDLEEPDFRQRSDVFAELRAWRDQHSRRLQAIETERLPQVLVICHSDDEEEGFGGMRNDGSNEEHVEEKHGDSLDTASLDSSFQSLFPDLYSREALSPDVAQLSLSSDSTLSPSPPVSAAAASGNRKPQGMRARRLRLSQAYSEHLTDSHGTGTTAGDTEWTLQKIQHVTRTNMSLLPQAARIPRPPPTSALREGLVDSLYGIIKAYVYMCGDGLIECTVQQQAPSHSSDVQTSGQTIDYPSSHSQGSSTETSPAPYSPALQRELTPRLTPEWADVWLPCQ
- the lrrc56 gene encoding leucine-rich repeat-containing protein 56 isoform X2, producing MNCCHGSVPQEVRPGTARVLVTELSGPGHINPTPATKPCEESETAVELYLSPEKLELLCGTQDLSHVTSMEICVDTQENTLGNFGALLPKLVQLKMNNSMIVSVRDLGTTLSHLQVLWMSRCCLQDLDGISSLSSLKELYVAYNSVSDLSQVGMLENLQLLDLEGNDVDDLVQVQYLGLCGKLQALTLEGNPVYVRPNPTATKTTDYRYRAAVRELVPQLRYLDDVRVEEDTLSCSSTMGQDWAILRNSIRDCNSSQVATEDEETADSACPYSRPSSARCPASSHSCVWPLFSAGSRPHTGSRPMSATRPGVFSPHGSRPGSADSDSAAVEAETSILTHGAGKVLFCGNPVQAMRARREKLRTAPTKSTFTPRDLPIHVPEHTYDLEEPDFRQRSDVFAELRAWRDQHSRRLQAIETERLPQVLVICHSDDEEEGFGGMRNDGSNEEHVEEKHGDSLDTASLDSSFQSLFPDSTLSPSPPVSAAAASGNRKPQGMRARRLRLSQAYSEHLTDSHGTGTTAGDTEWTLQKIQHVTRTNMSLLPQAARIPRPPPTSALREGLVDSLYGIIKAYVYMCGDGLIECTVQQQAPSHSSDVQTSGQTIDYPSSHSQGSSTETSPAPYSPALQRELTPRLTPEWADVWLPCQ